The proteins below are encoded in one region of Lactuca sativa cultivar Salinas chromosome 3, Lsat_Salinas_v11, whole genome shotgun sequence:
- the LOC111909847 gene encoding delta(7)-sterol-C5(6)-desaturase isoform X1, protein MDEKYLQLFVDETSLTNQLVLGALLPEKIWTPLPHFFQTWLRNYTAGTLVYFITSFLWSFYVYFYKYNVYVPKDAIPSRKAMGLQIYVAMKAMPWYCLLPTISEYMVENGWTRCFSRISDVGWFSYVLNLGFYLILVEFGIYWMHRELHDIKPLYKYLHATHHIYNKQNTLSPFAGLAFHPIDGILQAVPHVIALFLVPTHFTTHIGLLFIEAIWTANIHDCVDGKIWPVMGAGYHTIHHTTYRHNYGHYTVWMDWMFGTLRDPLEDEETKKM, encoded by the exons ATGGACGAAAAGTATCTGCAATTGTTTGTAGATGAAACGTCGTTGACCAACCAGCTTGTGCTCGGAGCACTGCTGCCGGAGAAGATTTGGACGCCGCTGCCACACTTTTTTCAGACATGGCTCCGGAATTACACCGCCGGAACCCTAGTTTACTTCATCACAAGTTTTCTTTGGAGCTTCTATGTTTATTTCTACAAATACAACGTTTACGTTCCTAAAG ATGCAATTCCTTCAAGAAAAGCAATGggtttacaaatatatgtggCAATGAAGGCGATGCCATGGTATTGTCTTCTTCCTACGATCTCGGAGTACATGGTTGAAAATGGATGGACCAGATGTTTTTCAAGGATAAGTGACGTTGgctggttttcatatgttttgaatttagggttttatcTCATACTCGTTGAATTCGGTATTTATTGGATGCATAGAGAGTTACATGACATTAAACCTCTCTACAAATACCTTCACGCAACTCATCATATCTACAATAAGCAAAACACACTTTCACCTTTCGCCG GTTTGGCATTCCATCCTATAGATGGTATACTGCAAGCCGTACCACATGTTATCGCGCTATTCCTAGTGCCAACACATTTCACAACGCACATAGGTTTGTTATTTATTGAAGCCATATGGACTGCAAACATTCATGATTGTGTAGATGGGAAAATATGGCCCGTTATGGGTGCAGGCTACCACACtattcatcatacaacataccgaCATAACTATGGGCATTATACCGTATGGATGGATTGGATGTTTGGCACACTTCGTGATCCTTTAGAAGACGAAGAGACCAAAAAGATGTGA
- the LOC111909847 gene encoding delta(7)-sterol-C5(6)-desaturase isoform X2, producing MDNYLQLFIKETTLYNQLVLGSLLPENLWTPLPHAVQGWLRNYIAATILYFVSGFLLSFNIYHFKRNIFLPKDAIPSRKAMGLQIYVAMKAMPWYCLLPTISEYMVENGWTRCFSRISDVGWFSYVLNLGFYLILVEFGIYWMHRELHDIKPLYKYLHATHHIYNKQNTLSPFAGLAFHPIDGILQAVPHVIALFLVPTHFTTHIGLLFIEAIWTANIHDCVDGKIWPVMGAGYHTIHHTTYRHNYGHYTVWMDWMFGTLRDPLEDEETKKM from the exons ATGGACAATTACCTTCAATTATTCATCAAAGAAACCACTCTGTACAATCAATTAGTGCTCGGAAGTTTGTTACCGGAAAATCTGTGGACTCCGCTCCCACACGCCGTCCAAGGGTGGCTCCGTAACTACATTGCCGCCACCATTCTTTACTTCGTCTCCGGCTTCCTCTTATCCTTCAACATTTACCACTTCAAGCGTAATATCTTTCTTCCCAAAG ATGCAATTCCTTCAAGAAAAGCAATGggtttacaaatatatgtggCAATGAAGGCGATGCCATGGTATTGTCTTCTTCCTACGATCTCGGAGTACATGGTTGAAAATGGATGGACCAGATGTTTTTCAAGGATAAGTGACGTTGgctggttttcatatgttttgaatttagggttttatcTCATACTCGTTGAATTCGGTATTTATTGGATGCATAGAGAGTTACATGACATTAAACCTCTCTACAAATACCTTCACGCAACTCATCATATCTACAATAAGCAAAACACACTTTCACCTTTCGCCG GTTTGGCATTCCATCCTATAGATGGTATACTGCAAGCCGTACCACATGTTATCGCGCTATTCCTAGTGCCAACACATTTCACAACGCACATAGGTTTGTTATTTATTGAAGCCATATGGACTGCAAACATTCATGATTGTGTAGATGGGAAAATATGGCCCGTTATGGGTGCAGGCTACCACACtattcatcatacaacataccgaCATAACTATGGGCATTATACCGTATGGATGGATTGGATGTTTGGCACACTTCGTGATCCTTTAGAAGACGAAGAGACCAAAAAGATGTGA
- the LOC111909846 gene encoding uncharacterized protein LOC111909846 isoform X1 — MGGVTSSIAAKFAFFPPTPPSYTVEADESCGGQLFIPEVPRKEGVDVLKLRTKKGNEIVTVHIKHPKASATLLYSHGNAADLGQMFELFVELSLRLRVNLVGYDYSGYGQSTGKPSECNTYADIDAVYKCLKEKYEVKDDQLILYGQSVGSGPTIDLGSRIPDLRGLVLHSPILSGLRVLYPVKRTYWFDIYKNIEKISLVSCPVLVIHGTSDEVVDHSHGKQLWELCKNKYEPLWLTGGGHCNLEFYPEFIRHLKKFVLALGKSKTSINGTKPSIIPDVENQKKVSESGSTVSGDTFELRANLPEVSRNSLDSRLEKSKKPTNKPEKSRMSVDMFRRRKGLVW, encoded by the exons ATGGGAGGAGTAACTTCATCAATCGCAGCTAAGTTCGCCTTCTTCCCACCTACTCCGCCGTCTTACACGGTGGAAGCCGACGAGTCCTGCGGCGGCCAACTCTTTATTCCGGAGGTTCCTAGGAAGGAAGGCGTCGACGTGCTAAAGCTTCGAACTAAAAAAGGCAACGAAATCGTTACTGTACATATTAAACACCCAAAAGCTTCTGCTACACTTCTTTATTCTCATGGTAATGCTGCCGATTTGGGTCAGATGTTCGAGCTTTTTGTCGAATTGAGCCTCCGTCTTCGTGTTAATCTTGTTGG CTACGACTACTCCGGATATGGGCAATCAACCGGAAAG CCATCCGAATGTAATACATATGCGGACATTGATGCGGTATATAAATGTCTAAAGGAAAAATACGAAGTCAAAGATGATCAACTAATTTTATATGGTCAATCTGTTGGTAGTGGGCCCACCATTGACCTTGGATCACGAATACCCGATTTAAGAGGTTTGGTTCTACATAGTCCAATCCTTTCGGGCCTAAGGGTTTTGTATCCTGTCAAACGAACCTATTGGTTTGACATTTATAAg AATATTGAGAAGATAAGTTTAGTGAGTTGCCCGGTTCTTGTCATACAT GGAACATCGGATGAAGTTGTGGATCATTCACATGGGAAACAACTATGGGAGCTTTGCAAGAACAAATATGAACCATTATGGCTAACCGGTGGAGGCCATTGTAACCTTGAGTTCTATCCCGAGTTCATACGCCACTTAAAAAAGTTCGTTTTGGCCCTTGGAAAATCGAAAACTTCCATTAATGGCACAAAACCCTCAATAATACCGGATGTTGAGAATCAAAAGAAAGTGTCCGAAAGTGGCTCCACGGTTTCTGGAGATACGTTTGAGTTGCGTGCTAACCTTCCGGAAGTTTCTAGAAATAGTTTAGATAGTAGACTCGAGAAGTCGAAGAAGCCAACAAACAAGCCGGAAAAGTCTCGAATGAGTGTTGACATGTTTAGAAGACGAAAAGGGTTGGTTTGGTGA
- the LOC111909846 gene encoding uncharacterized protein LOC111909846 isoform X2 — translation MGGVTSSIAAKFAFFPPTPPSYTVEADESCGGQLFIPEVPRKEGVDVLKLRTKKGNEIVTVHIKHPKASATLLYSHGNAADLGQMFELFVELSLRLRVNLVGYDYSGYGQSTGKPSECNTYADIDAVYKCLKEKYEVKDDQLILYGQSVGSGPTIDLGSRIPDLRGLVLHSPILSGLRVLYPVKRTYWFDIYKNIEKISLVSCPVLVIHLWIIHMGNNYGSFARTNMNHYG, via the exons ATGGGAGGAGTAACTTCATCAATCGCAGCTAAGTTCGCCTTCTTCCCACCTACTCCGCCGTCTTACACGGTGGAAGCCGACGAGTCCTGCGGCGGCCAACTCTTTATTCCGGAGGTTCCTAGGAAGGAAGGCGTCGACGTGCTAAAGCTTCGAACTAAAAAAGGCAACGAAATCGTTACTGTACATATTAAACACCCAAAAGCTTCTGCTACACTTCTTTATTCTCATGGTAATGCTGCCGATTTGGGTCAGATGTTCGAGCTTTTTGTCGAATTGAGCCTCCGTCTTCGTGTTAATCTTGTTGG CTACGACTACTCCGGATATGGGCAATCAACCGGAAAG CCATCCGAATGTAATACATATGCGGACATTGATGCGGTATATAAATGTCTAAAGGAAAAATACGAAGTCAAAGATGATCAACTAATTTTATATGGTCAATCTGTTGGTAGTGGGCCCACCATTGACCTTGGATCACGAATACCCGATTTAAGAGGTTTGGTTCTACATAGTCCAATCCTTTCGGGCCTAAGGGTTTTGTATCCTGTCAAACGAACCTATTGGTTTGACATTTATAAg AATATTGAGAAGATAAGTTTAGTGAGTTGCCCGGTTCTTGTCATACAT TTGTGGATCATTCACATGGGAAACAACTATGGGAGCTTTGCAAGAACAAATATGAACCATTATGGCTAA